Proteins found in one Pseudomonas sp. P8_241 genomic segment:
- the alkB gene encoding DNA oxidative demethylase AlkB encodes MRYELMNPHTFDLFTDAEPEQQPKCVKIGEQSCVLRGFALPWLDRVLPALEDVLIAAPFRQMVTPGGFTMSVALSSCGTLGWTTDRSGYRYTRHDPQTGKPWPAMPEVFLQLARSAACEAGFSDFVPDSCLINRYIPGAKMSLHQDKDEHDYGAPIVSVSLGLPAMFLFGGFERGDKSQRIPLLHGDIVVWGGVDRLRYHGVLPIKAGTHPRLGEQRINFTFRTAA; translated from the coding sequence ATGCGCTATGAGCTTATGAACCCGCATACGTTCGACCTGTTCACCGATGCCGAGCCAGAACAACAGCCCAAATGCGTGAAGATCGGCGAACAGTCCTGCGTGCTCAGAGGGTTCGCCTTACCCTGGCTGGACCGCGTGTTGCCTGCTCTGGAAGACGTCCTCATCGCGGCTCCGTTTCGCCAGATGGTCACGCCGGGCGGCTTTACCATGTCAGTTGCCCTGAGCAGTTGCGGCACGCTCGGCTGGACCACTGACCGCAGCGGATACCGGTACACCCGCCACGATCCGCAGACGGGAAAACCCTGGCCGGCGATGCCCGAGGTGTTCTTGCAGCTGGCACGATCGGCCGCCTGTGAGGCCGGATTTTCGGACTTCGTGCCTGACTCCTGCCTGATCAATCGATATATTCCCGGGGCGAAGATGTCTTTGCATCAGGACAAAGACGAACATGACTATGGGGCGCCCATCGTTTCGGTATCGCTGGGTCTGCCGGCGATGTTCCTGTTCGGCGGTTTTGAGCGCGGCGATAAAAGCCAGCGCATTCCATTGCTGCACGGCGACATCGTGGTGTGGGGTGGTGTCGATCGCTTGCGTTACCACGGCGTGCTGCCGATCAAGGCGGGAACCCATCCGCGACTGGGTGAGCAACGCATCAACTTCACGTTCCGCACTGCAGCCTGA
- a CDS encoding 2OG-Fe(II) oxygenase gives MSERYLDKLDWPGLEQQLDEDGYALIPSLLSRKACDEVSALYGQSEPFRSEIVMARHGFGRGEYKYFAYPLPDLVARLRSALYTRLVPIANRWHAQMSLPSRFPESHQDFLDQCHAAGQKRPTPLLLQYGPGDYNCLHQDLYGEHVFPLQVAVVLSDPAQDFNGGEFVMTEQRPRMQSRPMVIGLKKGDGLIFAVNQRPVKGVRDYYRVTLRHGVSRLHSGKRHTLGIIFHDAL, from the coding sequence ATGAGCGAGCGCTACCTGGACAAGCTGGACTGGCCCGGGCTGGAACAGCAGCTGGACGAGGATGGCTATGCGCTCATCCCGTCTCTGTTGAGCCGCAAGGCGTGCGATGAAGTGAGCGCCTTGTACGGTCAATCCGAGCCATTTCGCTCAGAGATCGTGATGGCTCGCCACGGTTTCGGTCGTGGCGAGTACAAGTATTTTGCTTATCCGTTACCCGATCTCGTAGCCCGCTTGCGCAGCGCGCTCTATACACGACTGGTCCCTATCGCCAATCGCTGGCATGCGCAGATGAGCCTGCCTTCGCGCTTTCCTGAATCCCATCAAGACTTTCTTGATCAATGTCATGCCGCCGGTCAGAAGCGTCCGACACCCTTGTTGCTGCAATATGGGCCAGGGGACTACAACTGTTTGCATCAGGACTTGTATGGCGAACACGTCTTCCCACTGCAAGTGGCAGTTGTGCTGTCAGACCCGGCACAGGACTTCAACGGTGGCGAGTTTGTAATGACCGAACAGCGCCCGCGCATGCAGTCACGTCCGATGGTCATTGGTCTGAAAAAAGGCGACGGGCTGATATTTGCCGTCAACCAGCGACCGGTCAAAGGCGTTCGCGACTATTACCGGGTGACGCTGCGTCACGGCGTCAGTCGCCTGCACAGCGGAAAACGGCATACCCTTGGAATCATCTTTCACGATGCGCTATGA
- a CDS encoding DUF1883 domain-containing protein translates to MKFIHQREHLNEDDIVVIQCSQTCNIRLMNDANFRSFKNGGRHTYHGGAFDTFPARITAPSTGFWNITIDTVNRRPISVTRKPTLTHSIKIIRRSSTKLS, encoded by the coding sequence ATGAAATTTATCCATCAGCGCGAGCACCTCAACGAAGACGACATCGTCGTCATTCAATGCTCCCAAACGTGCAACATCCGTTTAATGAACGACGCCAACTTCCGCAGCTTCAAAAATGGCGGTCGTCATACCTATCACGGCGGCGCGTTCGATACATTCCCGGCTCGCATCACGGCGCCGAGCACCGGTTTCTGGAACATTACGATCGACACGGTCAACCGCCGCCCCATCAGTGTTACCCGCAAACCCACGCTGACTCATTCGATCAAAATCATCCGTCGCTCCAGCACTAAACTGAGCTGA
- the galU gene encoding UTP--glucose-1-phosphate uridylyltransferase GalU — protein sequence MIKKCLFPAAGYGTRFLPATKAMPKEMLPVVNKPLIQYGVEEALDAGLTEISIVTGRGKRALEDHFDISYELENQIKGTDKEKYLVGIRKLLDECSFSYTRQTEMKGLGHAILTGRPLIGDEPFAVVLADDLCVNLDGDGVLTQMVKLYKQFRCSIVAIQEVDPQETNKYGVIAGEMIRDDIYRVHSMVEKPKPEDAPSNLAIIGRYILTPDIFDLIEQTEPGKGGEIQITDALMKQAQNGCVMAYKFKGKRFDCGGAEGYIDATNFCFENFYKTGKAY from the coding sequence ATGATCAAGAAATGCTTGTTCCCAGCAGCCGGTTACGGTACTCGCTTCCTGCCAGCGACTAAGGCCATGCCTAAAGAAATGCTGCCGGTGGTGAACAAGCCACTGATCCAGTACGGCGTTGAAGAGGCCCTGGATGCGGGCTTGACCGAAATCTCCATCGTCACCGGTCGTGGCAAGCGCGCCCTGGAAGACCATTTCGACATCAGCTATGAACTGGAAAACCAGATCAAGGGCACCGACAAGGAAAAATACCTGGTCGGCATTCGCAAGCTGCTCGACGAGTGCTCGTTCTCCTACACCCGTCAGACCGAAATGAAAGGCCTGGGCCATGCGATCCTGACCGGTCGTCCGCTGATCGGCGACGAACCGTTCGCCGTGGTGCTCGCGGACGACCTGTGCGTCAACCTCGACGGTGACGGCGTGCTGACCCAGATGGTCAAGCTGTACAAGCAGTTCCGCTGCTCGATCGTGGCCATCCAGGAAGTCGACCCGCAAGAGACCAACAAGTACGGCGTGATCGCCGGCGAGATGATCCGCGACGACATCTACCGTGTCCACAGCATGGTTGAAAAGCCAAAGCCTGAAGACGCACCGTCGAACCTGGCCATCATCGGCCGCTACATCCTGACCCCGGACATCTTCGACCTGATCGAACAGACCGAGCCAGGCAAGGGCGGCGAAATCCAGATCACCGACGCGTTGATGAAACAGGCTCAGAACGGCTGCGTGATGGCCTACAAGTTCAAGGGCAAGCGTTTCGACTGCGGCGGCGCTGAAGGTTACATCGACGCGACCAATTTCTGCTTCGAGAACTTCTACAAGACAGGCAAGGCTTACTGA
- a CDS encoding toxin VasX — protein MSADRLAMVDRLAQADRAAKAMPHEDINSPLTPCPAHQPVLFVVPVRYALGEENATQACCQPGVGTQSHPLATRRLRAGFLYLWQNNGPLKRYAVAADGLLSEQALEDETTLLQKGNVAGLALEKIHDAWMLYSEFPLNAEHCQSLSDSHAQRAAHMRHVALRTVADELQAPHCPPLASADQVLAELIPDTYARSMKADQKQGGEDTGALGAAAMKAPTPANIKAYTDAMHRARERERILAEYPDASDQPPGQWSAEPWDGQGTRDWLDRARSQAGPLFSVFACLDDDLGVLRDINHEQEWLEARHEQWLGDNNLRLSIGGSFAA, from the coding sequence ATGAGCGCAGATAGACTGGCGATGGTCGATCGCCTGGCACAGGCCGACCGTGCCGCCAAGGCGATGCCGCATGAAGATATCAATAGCCCCTTGACCCCTTGCCCGGCCCACCAGCCGGTACTGTTCGTGGTGCCGGTGCGTTATGCCCTGGGGGAAGAAAACGCCACCCAGGCCTGCTGCCAGCCCGGGGTTGGCACGCAGAGTCATCCCCTGGCGACACGGCGCCTGCGGGCCGGTTTTCTCTACCTGTGGCAAAACAACGGTCCGTTGAAACGCTATGCGGTCGCGGCAGATGGTTTGCTCAGCGAGCAAGCGCTGGAGGACGAGACGACCCTCTTGCAGAAGGGTAACGTGGCGGGGCTGGCCCTGGAAAAAATCCACGACGCCTGGATGCTCTACAGCGAGTTCCCGCTGAACGCCGAGCACTGCCAGTCGCTGAGCGACAGCCATGCCCAGCGCGCAGCGCACATGCGCCACGTGGCCTTGCGCACGGTGGCCGACGAGCTGCAAGCGCCCCATTGCCCGCCGCTGGCGAGCGCCGATCAAGTGCTGGCCGAACTCATCCCGGACACCTATGCCCGGTCGATGAAAGCGGATCAAAAACAGGGCGGTGAAGACACCGGCGCGCTGGGCGCCGCGGCGATGAAAGCCCCGACCCCGGCCAACATCAAGGCCTACACCGACGCCATGCACCGCGCCCGTGAGCGCGAACGTATCCTCGCCGAGTACCCCGACGCCAGCGATCAGCCGCCGGGTCAGTGGAGTGCCGAGCCGTGGGACGGGCAGGGCACCCGGGACTGGCTGGACCGCGCCAGATCCCAGGCCGGGCCCTTGTTCAGCGTGTTCGCCTGCCTGGACGACGATCTGGGCGTGCTGCGGGACATCAACCATGAGCAAGAGTGGCTGGAGGCGCGTCACGAACAGTGGCTGGGCGACAACAACCTGCGCCTGAGCATTGGGGGTTCATTCGCAGCCTGA
- the gorA gene encoding glutathione-disulfide reductase: MAYDFDLYVIGAGSGGVRAARFAAGFGAKVAVAESRYLGGTCVNVGCVPKKLLVYGAHFAEDFEQASGFGWTLDETQFDWATLIANKDREINRLNGIYRNLLVNSGVLLHEGHAKIIDPHQVEVNGERFTAKNILIATGGWPQIPEIPGHEHAISSNQAFFLKELPKRVLVVGGGYIAVEFAGIFHGLGAQTTLLYRGELFLRGFDGSVRKHLQEELTKRGMDLQFNADIERIDKQVDGSLKVTLKDGRQLEADCVFYATGRRPMLDNLGLENTRVKLDKKGFVEVDDLYQTAEPSILALGDVIGRVQLTPVALAEGMAVARRLFKPEQYRPVDYKMIPTAVFSLPNIGTVGLTEEEAREAGHEVQTFESRFRPMKLTLTECQERTLMKLVVDAKTDKVLGCHMVGPEAGEIVQGLAIALKAGATKRDFDETIGVHPTAAEEFVTMRTPVTG, translated from the coding sequence ATGGCCTACGATTTTGACCTTTATGTGATTGGTGCCGGTTCCGGCGGTGTGCGGGCGGCGCGGTTTGCGGCCGGGTTTGGCGCGAAAGTGGCGGTGGCCGAGAGCCGTTATTTGGGCGGGACCTGTGTGAACGTCGGCTGTGTGCCGAAGAAGCTGCTGGTGTATGGCGCGCATTTCGCCGAAGACTTCGAGCAGGCGTCTGGTTTTGGCTGGACGCTGGATGAAACGCAGTTCGATTGGGCGACGCTTATCGCCAACAAGGACCGCGAGATCAATCGCCTGAACGGCATTTATCGCAATCTGCTGGTCAATAGCGGTGTGTTGTTGCATGAGGGACACGCGAAAATCATCGATCCGCATCAAGTCGAGGTGAATGGCGAGCGTTTTACCGCTAAAAATATCCTGATCGCCACGGGCGGCTGGCCGCAGATCCCGGAGATTCCGGGGCATGAACACGCGATCAGTTCCAATCAGGCGTTCTTCCTCAAGGAGCTGCCAAAGCGAGTTCTTGTGGTTGGCGGTGGTTACATCGCTGTCGAGTTTGCCGGGATTTTCCATGGCTTGGGCGCGCAGACCACGCTGTTGTATCGTGGTGAGTTGTTCCTGCGCGGTTTCGACGGTTCCGTACGCAAGCATTTGCAGGAAGAGCTGACCAAGCGTGGAATGGACCTGCAATTCAACGCGGACATCGAGCGCATCGACAAGCAGGTCGATGGCAGCCTGAAAGTTACGCTCAAGGATGGACGTCAATTGGAAGCCGATTGTGTGTTCTATGCGACCGGTCGGCGTCCGATGCTCGACAACCTTGGCTTGGAAAACACCAGGGTCAAACTCGACAAGAAGGGCTTTGTTGAGGTCGATGATTTGTATCAGACCGCCGAGCCGTCGATCCTGGCCTTGGGCGATGTCATCGGTCGTGTGCAGCTGACACCGGTGGCGCTGGCTGAAGGCATGGCCGTTGCGCGCCGCCTGTTCAAGCCTGAGCAATATCGTCCGGTGGATTACAAGATGATCCCGACGGCGGTGTTCAGCTTGCCGAATATCGGCACCGTCGGTTTGACCGAAGAGGAGGCTCGCGAAGCTGGCCATGAGGTGCAGACTTTCGAGAGCCGCTTCCGCCCGATGAAGCTGACCTTGACCGAATGTCAGGAGCGCACCTTGATGAAACTGGTGGTGGATGCCAAAACCGACAAGGTGCTGGGTTGCCACATGGTCGGCCCGGAGGCCGGGGAGATCGTTCAGGGCCTGGCGATTGCCTTGAAGGCGGGCGCGACCAAGCGCGACTTCGACGAAACCATCGGCGTGCACCCGACGGCCGCCGAAGAGTTCGTCACCATGCGTACGCCGGTCACCGGTTAA
- a CDS encoding DNA-binding protein — MARGGVNKVVVQAARLAILARGENPSIDAVRIEMGNTGSKTTIHRYLKELDDRVENTEETSEPIDDELLALVARLAQRLKQQAQEPVDQAREQFEQQRKALEIQLTEAQDNNTELQQQYEFQSLALTQDSEALQETRAMLQAEQSRNAGLNQALTDFELRLQDKDEQIRSLEEKHLHAREALEHYRNAVKEQREQELSRHEGQVQQLQVELRQAQQSALVRQDEITQLHRDNERLLTENRGTLRELSLMQEQLKQSNTRQDQLLEQTTRVDSERTLLQERLRIALLESQALKQNVDEQSQINKSLELELTKAQADLEESVRLAAVVTTAPDSAKDD; from the coding sequence ATGGCTCGTGGCGGCGTAAATAAAGTGGTAGTGCAGGCTGCCCGGTTGGCGATCCTTGCTCGAGGGGAAAACCCCAGCATTGATGCTGTGCGAATCGAGATGGGCAACACGGGCTCGAAAACCACGATCCATCGCTACCTCAAAGAGCTGGACGACCGGGTCGAAAACACTGAAGAAACGTCGGAACCGATTGACGATGAACTGTTGGCGCTGGTCGCGCGACTGGCGCAACGGCTCAAGCAGCAGGCGCAAGAGCCTGTCGACCAGGCCCGCGAACAGTTCGAGCAGCAACGCAAAGCGCTGGAGATTCAGCTGACCGAGGCGCAAGACAACAACACCGAATTGCAGCAGCAATACGAATTTCAAAGCCTGGCGCTGACCCAGGACTCCGAGGCCCTGCAAGAAACCCGTGCCATGCTGCAAGCGGAGCAATCGCGCAACGCCGGCCTGAACCAGGCGCTGACCGATTTCGAATTGCGCCTGCAAGACAAGGACGAGCAGATCCGCTCCCTTGAAGAGAAGCACCTGCACGCTCGCGAGGCGCTGGAGCACTATCGCAACGCGGTGAAGGAACAGCGCGAGCAAGAACTGAGTCGCCACGAAGGCCAGGTGCAACAACTTCAGGTGGAATTGCGTCAGGCGCAGCAGAGCGCGCTTGTCCGTCAGGACGAAATCACCCAGCTGCACCGAGACAACGAGCGCTTGCTGACTGAGAACCGCGGCACGCTGCGGGAGCTGAGCCTGATGCAGGAGCAGCTCAAGCAAAGCAATACCCGTCAGGATCAACTGCTGGAGCAGACAACCCGCGTAGACAGCGAGCGCACCCTCCTCCAGGAACGCTTGCGCATCGCCCTGCTGGAAAGTCAGGCGCTCAAACAGAATGTCGATGAGCAGTCGCAGATCAACAAATCATTGGAATTGGAATTGACCAAAGCCCAGGCAGACCTGGAGGAAAGCGTGCGTCTGGCGGCCGTCGTTACGACGGCGCCAGACTCAGCCAAAGACGATTAA
- a CDS encoding site-specific integrase — protein sequence MSDIERYLQAATRDNTRRSYRAAIEHFEVVWGGFLPATSDSVARYLVAHAGVLSINTLKLRLSALAQWHNSQGFADPTKAPVVRKVFKGIRALHPAQEKQAEPLQLRHLEQVVTWLAQEAQTAKAKNDRPALLRAKRDTALILLGFWRGFRSDELCRLQIEHVQASAAAGITLYLPRSKSDRDNLGKTYQTPALQRLCLVQAYIDWITEAALVRGPVFRGVDRWGHLAEEGLHANSVIPLLRQALERAGICAQHYTSHSLRRGFATWAHQSGWDLKSLMSYVGWKDMKSAMRYIETSPFLGMTRLETPIAL from the coding sequence ATGAGTGATATCGAGCGTTACCTGCAAGCCGCGACACGCGACAACACCCGGCGCAGCTATCGGGCGGCCATCGAGCACTTCGAGGTGGTGTGGGGCGGTTTTTTGCCGGCGACAAGCGATAGCGTGGCGCGTTATCTGGTTGCCCACGCCGGGGTGTTGTCGATCAACACCTTGAAGCTGCGCTTGTCGGCGTTGGCGCAGTGGCACAACAGCCAGGGCTTTGCCGATCCAACCAAAGCGCCGGTGGTACGCAAGGTGTTTAAAGGCATACGGGCGCTGCACCCGGCCCAGGAGAAACAGGCCGAGCCTTTGCAGCTTCGCCATCTGGAACAAGTGGTGACATGGCTGGCGCAGGAAGCGCAAACAGCGAAAGCCAAAAATGACCGTCCTGCTCTGTTGCGCGCCAAACGGGATACAGCATTGATCCTGCTGGGTTTCTGGCGCGGCTTTCGCAGTGATGAGTTGTGTCGGCTCCAAATTGAACACGTGCAGGCCAGCGCCGCCGCCGGTATCACGCTGTATCTGCCGCGTAGCAAGAGTGATCGCGACAATCTCGGCAAAACCTACCAAACCCCGGCATTGCAGCGATTGTGCCTGGTGCAGGCCTATATCGACTGGATCACTGAAGCGGCGCTGGTGCGCGGGCCGGTTTTCCGCGGCGTCGACCGTTGGGGGCATTTAGCTGAAGAAGGTTTGCACGCCAACAGCGTGATTCCATTGTTGCGTCAGGCGTTGGAGCGCGCGGGTATCTGCGCCCAGCATTACACCAGCCACTCGCTGCGCCGTGGTTTCGCCACGTGGGCGCATCAAAGTGGATGGGACTTGAAGTCGTTGATGAGCTACGTGGGCTGGAAGGACATGAAGTCCGCGATGCGCTACATCGAGACCAGCCCGTTTCTGGGCATGACGCGCCTGGAAACACCAATCGCACTGTAA
- the ahpC gene encoding alkyl hydroperoxide reductase subunit C, which yields MPIINSQVKPFKADAFKNGDFVKVSDADLKGKWSVVFFYPADFTFVCPTELEDLADNYDAFQKLGVEIYSVSTDTHFAHAAWHNTSPAIGKIQYTMIGDPTHAISRNFDVLIEEAGLADRGTFVINPEGQIKIVELNDGGVGRDASELLRKIKAAQYVAAHPGQVCPAKWKEGEATLAPSLDLVGKI from the coding sequence ATGCCTATCATCAACAGCCAAGTTAAACCTTTCAAAGCTGACGCCTTCAAAAACGGCGACTTCGTAAAAGTCTCGGACGCTGACCTGAAAGGCAAGTGGTCGGTGGTGTTCTTCTACCCAGCCGACTTCACCTTCGTTTGCCCAACCGAGCTCGAAGACCTGGCTGACAACTACGACGCATTCCAGAAGCTGGGCGTCGAGATCTACAGCGTTTCCACTGACACCCACTTTGCCCACGCTGCCTGGCACAACACTTCGCCAGCCATCGGCAAGATCCAGTACACCATGATCGGCGACCCGACCCACGCCATCTCCCGCAACTTCGACGTACTGATCGAAGAAGCTGGCCTGGCTGACCGCGGCACCTTCGTGATCAACCCTGAAGGCCAGATCAAGATCGTTGAACTGAACGATGGCGGTGTAGGCCGTGACGCTTCCGAGCTGCTGCGCAAAATCAAGGCTGCCCAGTACGTCGCTGCCCACCCAGGCCAGGTTTGCCCGGCCAAGTGGAAAGAAGGCGAGGCCACTCTGGCTCCGTCCCTGGACCTGGTCGGCAAGATCTAA
- the ahpF gene encoding alkyl hydroperoxide reductase subunit F: protein MLDTNLKAQLKSYLERVTQPIEIVASLDDGAKSQEMLELLKDVASLSTLITLLDNGDDARKPSFSINRPGADISLRFAGLPMGHEFTSLVLALLQVGGHPSKASAEVIEQIRSLKGEFTFETYFSLSCQNCPDVVQALNLMAVLNPNIRHVAIDGALFQAEVDERQIMAVPSIYLNGVNFGQGRMGLEEILAKIDTSGIERQAEKISAKEAFDVLVVGGGPAGASAAIYAARKGIRTGVAAERFGGQVLDTMAIENFISVQETEGPKLAVALEEHVKQYDVDIMNLQRADKLITGKEGELHEVHFASGAKLKARTVILATGARWREMNVPGEQQYRNKGVAYCPHCDGPLFKGKRVAVIGGGNSGVEAAIDLAGIVSHVTLLEFDVQLRADAVLQRKLHSLPNVTVITRAQTTEVTGDGQKVNGLRYKDRQTDEQHTVELEGIFVQIGLLPNTDWLKGTIELSSRGEIIVDARGETSVPGVFAAGDVTTVPYKQIVIAVGEGAKASLSAFDHLIRTSAPA, encoded by the coding sequence ATGTTGGACACCAATCTTAAAGCCCAGTTGAAATCGTACCTGGAACGGGTCACCCAGCCGATCGAGATCGTTGCTTCCCTCGACGACGGTGCGAAATCCCAGGAAATGCTCGAACTCTTGAAAGACGTTGCCAGTCTTTCCACCCTGATTACCTTGCTCGACAACGGCGATGATGCGCGTAAGCCGTCGTTTTCGATCAATCGCCCGGGCGCCGATATCAGCCTGCGTTTCGCCGGCCTCCCGATGGGCCACGAATTCACTTCGTTGGTGTTGGCGCTGCTGCAAGTCGGTGGCCACCCTTCGAAAGCCAGTGCTGAAGTGATCGAACAGATTCGCTCGCTCAAAGGCGAGTTCACCTTCGAGACTTACTTTTCGCTGTCCTGCCAGAACTGCCCGGACGTGGTCCAGGCACTGAACCTGATGGCCGTGTTGAACCCGAACATCCGCCACGTTGCTATCGACGGTGCGTTGTTCCAGGCTGAAGTCGATGAGCGCCAGATCATGGCGGTCCCGAGCATCTACCTCAACGGTGTGAACTTCGGTCAGGGCCGCATGGGCCTGGAAGAAATTCTCGCCAAGATCGACACCAGCGGCATCGAGCGTCAGGCCGAGAAGATCAGCGCCAAGGAAGCCTTTGACGTGCTGGTAGTCGGCGGTGGCCCGGCGGGTGCATCGGCCGCGATCTATGCAGCGCGTAAAGGCATTCGCACCGGCGTCGCGGCAGAGCGTTTTGGTGGTCAGGTGCTCGACACCATGGCCATCGAAAACTTCATCTCCGTGCAGGAAACCGAAGGGCCGAAACTGGCCGTGGCGCTGGAAGAACACGTTAAGCAGTACGACGTGGACATCATGAACCTGCAGCGCGCAGACAAATTGATCACGGGTAAAGAGGGCGAGCTGCATGAAGTCCACTTCGCCAGTGGGGCGAAGCTCAAGGCCAGAACCGTGATCCTCGCGACCGGTGCACGGTGGCGTGAAATGAACGTCCCCGGTGAGCAACAATACCGCAACAAGGGCGTGGCGTACTGCCCGCACTGCGACGGTCCGCTGTTCAAAGGCAAGCGAGTGGCGGTGATCGGCGGTGGCAACTCCGGCGTCGAGGCGGCTATCGACCTGGCCGGTATCGTGTCGCACGTCACGCTGCTGGAGTTCGACGTGCAGTTGCGTGCCGATGCCGTATTGCAGCGCAAGTTGCACAGCCTGCCGAACGTCACCGTGATCACCCGTGCGCAAACCACTGAAGTGACTGGCGACGGTCAGAAGGTCAACGGATTGCGCTATAAGGATCGCCAGACGGACGAACAGCACACCGTGGAACTGGAAGGGATCTTCGTGCAAATCGGTTTGCTGCCCAATACCGATTGGCTCAAAGGCACCATCGAGCTGTCATCTCGTGGCGAGATCATTGTCGATGCGCGTGGTGAAACGTCGGTGCCGGGCGTGTTCGCAGCAGGTGACGTGACGACTGTGCCGTACAAGCAGATCGTGATCGCGGTAGGTGAGGGTGCCAAGGCTTCGCTCAGCGCATTTGATCATCTGATCCGGACTTCGGCCCCGGCATAA
- the gloA gene encoding lactoylglutathione lyase has product MSLHELNSFPGVTAQPDTATQKFVFNHTMLRVKDITKSLDFYTRILGFTLVEKRDFPEAEFSLYFLALVDKSQIPADTAARTEWMKSIPGILELTHNHGTENDPDFAYHNGNTDPRGFGHICISVPDIVAACERFEALGCDFQKRLSDGRMKSLAFIKDPDAYWVEIIQPAPL; this is encoded by the coding sequence ATGAGCCTGCACGAATTGAACAGCTTCCCGGGCGTCACCGCCCAACCAGACACCGCCACCCAGAAGTTCGTCTTCAATCACACCATGCTGCGGGTCAAGGACATCACCAAATCCCTGGATTTCTATACGCGCATCCTGGGCTTCACCCTGGTAGAAAAACGTGACTTCCCGGAAGCCGAGTTCAGCCTGTACTTTCTGGCGCTGGTCGATAAAAGCCAGATTCCCGCTGACACCGCTGCACGTACCGAATGGATGAAGTCGATTCCGGGCATTCTGGAGCTGACCCACAACCACGGCACCGAAAACGACCCGGACTTTGCCTACCACAACGGCAATACCGATCCGCGCGGTTTCGGCCACATCTGCATCTCGGTGCCGGACATCGTCGCCGCGTGCGAGCGTTTTGAAGCACTGGGCTGCGACTTCCAGAAACGCCTGAGCGACGGCCGCATGAAGAGCCTGGCGTTCATCAAGGATCCGGATGCCTACTGGGTCGAGATCATCCAGCCAGCGCCGCTCTAA
- a CDS encoding DUF4946 domain-containing protein, which yields MFRFGHSLFVLLALLSGVSLAFAEAPVVTWPQGWQVEAVPEVDVGVSRQRAVKNDQGGAPVMVMELTMSQVESNHQVNLEGVLLEMRKSVQKDFFASGYQSVCTRIHSTTLSRLAALETTCTITQNGRHVLSQTLVAAMDADKAYVLSYAGQAEAYKASMGEVEAARNSLKL from the coding sequence ATGTTTCGATTCGGTCATTCGTTATTCGTTCTGTTAGCTTTGCTGTCGGGCGTTAGCCTTGCGTTCGCTGAAGCCCCCGTCGTGACGTGGCCACAAGGCTGGCAGGTTGAAGCCGTTCCCGAAGTCGATGTCGGTGTGAGCCGCCAGCGAGCAGTGAAAAATGATCAGGGCGGCGCGCCGGTCATGGTGATGGAGCTGACGATGAGTCAGGTCGAAAGCAATCACCAGGTAAACCTGGAAGGTGTACTGCTGGAAATGCGCAAGTCGGTGCAGAAGGACTTTTTTGCGAGCGGTTATCAAAGTGTTTGCACACGCATCCACTCCACTACGTTGAGTCGATTGGCGGCGCTTGAGACAACCTGCACTATCACGCAGAACGGCAGGCATGTGCTTTCACAAACATTGGTCGCCGCGATGGATGCCGATAAAGCCTATGTTCTTTCTTACGCCGGACAGGCCGAGGCTTACAAGGCGAGCATGGGGGAAGTAGAGGCAGCGCGTAACAGCTTGAAACTTTAG
- a CDS encoding histone-like nucleoid-structuring protein, MvaT/MvaU family, with translation MSRLAEFRAAEKALQEQLKQLESLKNDAGLKKEIEFEEKLQGLMKTYGKSLRDIIAILDPNPSKSGLQQATAPKTRRARVVKVYQNPHTGELIETKGGNHRGLKAWKEQYGAATVDSWLRG, from the coding sequence TTGTCCAGACTCGCTGAATTTCGTGCAGCCGAAAAGGCCCTTCAAGAACAGCTCAAGCAGCTCGAATCCCTGAAGAACGATGCCGGGCTCAAGAAAGAAATCGAATTCGAGGAGAAGCTCCAGGGTTTGATGAAAACTTACGGCAAGAGCCTGCGCGACATCATCGCCATTCTCGATCCGAACCCGAGCAAATCCGGTCTTCAACAGGCCACCGCACCTAAAACCCGCCGGGCTCGCGTGGTCAAGGTTTATCAGAACCCGCACACTGGCGAACTGATTGAAACCAAGGGCGGCAACCATCGCGGCCTGAAAGCCTGGAAGGAACAATATGGCGCCGCCACCGTTGACTCCTGGCTTCGCGGCTAA